A single window of Bombyx mori chromosome 9, ASM3026992v2 DNA harbors:
- the LOC101739230 gene encoding methionine aminopeptidase 1 isoform X1 has translation MMMTEAYYFLVTLSKLTFNGVKTVKRSQITQILYAQIFDQMSNFNAIKCQIDISNKNFTNMATLGMCETPGCKSIAQLQCPTCIKLGIKGSFFCNQDCFKKSWKTHKIIHSLAKGDNTDAANVEYNPWPSYTFTGKLRPFPAGPKRTVPPHIGRPDYADHPTGFPASEYAAKGSAQIKILDDEEIEGMRVACRLGREVLDEAARVCDVGVSTDEIDRVVHEACIERECYPSPLNYYNFPNSCCTSINEVICHGIPDLRPLQDGDICNVDVTVYHRGFHGDLNETFFVGNVPETTRKLVQVTHECLQKAIDIVRPGEKYREIGNVIQKHAQANGYSVVRSYCGHGIHRLFHTAPNVPHYAKNKAIGIMKVGHCFTIEPMINEGGWRDEQWPDHWTAVTADGSRSAQFEQTLLVTESGCDILTKRDTGRPWFLDQLEKIEAKDKS, from the exons ATGATGATGACAGAG gCTTATTATTTTTTGGTCACCTTATCTAAATTAACATTCAACGGAGTCAAAACTGTCAAAAGAAGTCAGATCACTCAGATCCTCTATGCTCAGATCTTTGATCAAATGTCAAATTTTAATGCCATCAAATGTCAGATTGACATCTCAAACAAAAACTTTACAAACATGGCGACGCTTGGAATGTGCGAAACTCCCGGGTGCAAATCAATCGCACAATTACAATGCCCTACTTGTATCAAACTCGGGATTAAAGGCTCGTTCTTTTGTAACCAAGACTGTTTCAAAAAATCGTGGAAGACtcataaaataattcattcattAGCGA AAGGTGACAATACCGATGCTGCAAACGTGGAATATAACCCATGGCCGTCGTATACCTTTACGGGAAAGCTGAGGCCGTTCCCGGCAGGGCCAAAACGCACTGTGCCGCCTCATATAGGTCGTCCGGATTACGCTGATCATCCGACCGGGTTCCCGGCTTCAGAGTATGCTGCTAAAGGTTCAGCTCAAATCAAGATCCTTGACGATGAAGAGATTGAGGGCATGCGTGTTGCTTGCCGCCTCGGCAGAGAAGTTCTGGATGAAGCAGCTAG AGTGTGTGATGTAGGAGTTAGCACAGATGAGATTGACCGTGTAGTCCACGAGGCTTGCATTGAACGGGAATGTTACCCAAGTCCCCTGAATTACTATAATTTCCCCAACAGTTGTTGTACTTCAATTAATGAGGTTATATGTCATGGAATACCAGATTTACGTCCATTACAG GATGGGGACATATGCAATGTTGATGTAACAGTTTACCATAGAGGTTTCCATGGTGATCTAAATGAAACCTTTTTTGTCGGGAATGTACCAGAGACTACTCGTAAATTAGTTCAGGTCACCCATGAATGCTTACAGAAAGCCATAGATATAGTCCGTCCTGGTGAAAAGTACAGGGAGATTGGCAATGTAATACAGAAACATGCTCAAGCAAATGGATATAGTGTAGTAAGATCTTATTGTGGTCATGGCATACATAGATTGTTTCATACAGCTCCAAATGTACCACATTATGCTA aaAACAAAGCTATTGGTATTATGAAAGTAGGACATTGTTTCACAATAGAACCAATGATCAATGAAGGAGGCTGGCGGGATGAGCAGTGGCCCGATCATTGGACAGCCGTGACCGCTGATGGATCAAGATCTGCACAG tttgaaCAAACCCTTCTAGTAACAGAATCGGGCTGTGACATTTTAACCAAACGTGACACGGGAAGACCCTGGTTTCTGGATCAACTCGAGAAAATTGAAGCGAAGGATAAGTCTTAG
- the LOC101739230 gene encoding methionine aminopeptidase 1 isoform X3 codes for MAAHPSIKGTNNKMVELQVSSFFDTISNDDDREGDNTDAANVEYNPWPSYTFTGKLRPFPAGPKRTVPPHIGRPDYADHPTGFPASEYAAKGSAQIKILDDEEIEGMRVACRLGREVLDEAARVCDVGVSTDEIDRVVHEACIERECYPSPLNYYNFPNSCCTSINEVICHGIPDLRPLQDGDICNVDVTVYHRGFHGDLNETFFVGNVPETTRKLVQVTHECLQKAIDIVRPGEKYREIGNVIQKHAQANGYSVVRSYCGHGIHRLFHTAPNVPHYAKNKAIGIMKVGHCFTIEPMINEGGWRDEQWPDHWTAVTADGSRSAQFEQTLLVTESGCDILTKRDTGRPWFLDQLEKIEAKDKS; via the exons ATGGCTGCACACCCTTCGATCAAAGG aaCTAACAACAAAATGGTAGAATTGCAGGTTTCTAGCTTCTTTGATACTATCTCGAATGATGATGACAGAG AAGGTGACAATACCGATGCTGCAAACGTGGAATATAACCCATGGCCGTCGTATACCTTTACGGGAAAGCTGAGGCCGTTCCCGGCAGGGCCAAAACGCACTGTGCCGCCTCATATAGGTCGTCCGGATTACGCTGATCATCCGACCGGGTTCCCGGCTTCAGAGTATGCTGCTAAAGGTTCAGCTCAAATCAAGATCCTTGACGATGAAGAGATTGAGGGCATGCGTGTTGCTTGCCGCCTCGGCAGAGAAGTTCTGGATGAAGCAGCTAG AGTGTGTGATGTAGGAGTTAGCACAGATGAGATTGACCGTGTAGTCCACGAGGCTTGCATTGAACGGGAATGTTACCCAAGTCCCCTGAATTACTATAATTTCCCCAACAGTTGTTGTACTTCAATTAATGAGGTTATATGTCATGGAATACCAGATTTACGTCCATTACAG GATGGGGACATATGCAATGTTGATGTAACAGTTTACCATAGAGGTTTCCATGGTGATCTAAATGAAACCTTTTTTGTCGGGAATGTACCAGAGACTACTCGTAAATTAGTTCAGGTCACCCATGAATGCTTACAGAAAGCCATAGATATAGTCCGTCCTGGTGAAAAGTACAGGGAGATTGGCAATGTAATACAGAAACATGCTCAAGCAAATGGATATAGTGTAGTAAGATCTTATTGTGGTCATGGCATACATAGATTGTTTCATACAGCTCCAAATGTACCACATTATGCTA aaAACAAAGCTATTGGTATTATGAAAGTAGGACATTGTTTCACAATAGAACCAATGATCAATGAAGGAGGCTGGCGGGATGAGCAGTGGCCCGATCATTGGACAGCCGTGACCGCTGATGGATCAAGATCTGCACAG tttgaaCAAACCCTTCTAGTAACAGAATCGGGCTGTGACATTTTAACCAAACGTGACACGGGAAGACCCTGGTTTCTGGATCAACTCGAGAAAATTGAAGCGAAGGATAAGTCTTAG
- the LOC101739230 gene encoding methionine aminopeptidase 1 isoform X2, producing MNSEFVKDVSTVCNFVYVQTRNAVIRSWDSLGGWLHTLRSKEGDNTDAANVEYNPWPSYTFTGKLRPFPAGPKRTVPPHIGRPDYADHPTGFPASEYAAKGSAQIKILDDEEIEGMRVACRLGREVLDEAARVCDVGVSTDEIDRVVHEACIERECYPSPLNYYNFPNSCCTSINEVICHGIPDLRPLQDGDICNVDVTVYHRGFHGDLNETFFVGNVPETTRKLVQVTHECLQKAIDIVRPGEKYREIGNVIQKHAQANGYSVVRSYCGHGIHRLFHTAPNVPHYAKNKAIGIMKVGHCFTIEPMINEGGWRDEQWPDHWTAVTADGSRSAQFEQTLLVTESGCDILTKRDTGRPWFLDQLEKIEAKDKS from the exons ATGAACTCTGAGTTCGTAAAAGACGTTTCAACAGtgtgtaattttgtttatgtgcAAACCAGAAACGCGGTGATTCGATCTTGGGACTCGCTCGGTGGATGGCTGCACACCCTTCGATCAAAGG AAGGTGACAATACCGATGCTGCAAACGTGGAATATAACCCATGGCCGTCGTATACCTTTACGGGAAAGCTGAGGCCGTTCCCGGCAGGGCCAAAACGCACTGTGCCGCCTCATATAGGTCGTCCGGATTACGCTGATCATCCGACCGGGTTCCCGGCTTCAGAGTATGCTGCTAAAGGTTCAGCTCAAATCAAGATCCTTGACGATGAAGAGATTGAGGGCATGCGTGTTGCTTGCCGCCTCGGCAGAGAAGTTCTGGATGAAGCAGCTAG AGTGTGTGATGTAGGAGTTAGCACAGATGAGATTGACCGTGTAGTCCACGAGGCTTGCATTGAACGGGAATGTTACCCAAGTCCCCTGAATTACTATAATTTCCCCAACAGTTGTTGTACTTCAATTAATGAGGTTATATGTCATGGAATACCAGATTTACGTCCATTACAG GATGGGGACATATGCAATGTTGATGTAACAGTTTACCATAGAGGTTTCCATGGTGATCTAAATGAAACCTTTTTTGTCGGGAATGTACCAGAGACTACTCGTAAATTAGTTCAGGTCACCCATGAATGCTTACAGAAAGCCATAGATATAGTCCGTCCTGGTGAAAAGTACAGGGAGATTGGCAATGTAATACAGAAACATGCTCAAGCAAATGGATATAGTGTAGTAAGATCTTATTGTGGTCATGGCATACATAGATTGTTTCATACAGCTCCAAATGTACCACATTATGCTA aaAACAAAGCTATTGGTATTATGAAAGTAGGACATTGTTTCACAATAGAACCAATGATCAATGAAGGAGGCTGGCGGGATGAGCAGTGGCCCGATCATTGGACAGCCGTGACCGCTGATGGATCAAGATCTGCACAG tttgaaCAAACCCTTCTAGTAACAGAATCGGGCTGTGACATTTTAACCAAACGTGACACGGGAAGACCCTGGTTTCTGGATCAACTCGAGAAAATTGAAGCGAAGGATAAGTCTTAG